The following are encoded in a window of Vigna unguiculata cultivar IT97K-499-35 chromosome 8, ASM411807v1, whole genome shotgun sequence genomic DNA:
- the LOC114194142 gene encoding E3 ubiquitin-protein ligase KEG-like isoform X2, giving the protein MGSGMSKEVIDATSAAPFDFEILDSDSYIVRSVRASSNRANPWIEPERLKLRHRIGRGVFGDVWLATHHQSTEDYDECHEVAAKMLHAIGEDHMKTVIEKFNELYFKCQGVASMSWLHGISILDGRICIIMNLYAGSIGDNIAALKEGGISLHDALRYGVNLAQAVLELHSLGILILNLKPFNVVLNENDQAILGDFGIPSLLLESSFLSTYMDKRLGTPNYMAPEQWEPEVRGPISFETDSWGFGCTIVEMLTGNQPWYGCPVSRIYQSVVENHEKPNIPSGLPPSVENILSGCFEYDLRNRPLMVDILSVFQRALNELANDGEWRYMGNVKVNPKSDSSGYTKWFLSKDHLQVGDMVRTRKLPNSCRPQNMDIPEGAVVSLESNTDHRFAIVRVHGYDDPIRVHASSLERVTSGLVAGDWVCLREQNEKHSHVGILHAINRDSSVSVGFLGLHALWDGNSSELKKVEPFCVGQFVRLKDSVSCPRFEWRRKRGGAWAAGRISWILPNGGLVVKFPGMLDFGNEANTYMADPSEVEVVEFRTCPGIIEKYEHLEDHHWAIRPVLVAFGLFTALKFGILVGKKVRRNNKVNAVEIESHYLGGQNQNANSATTTSTTTTMRSSNAAKQGNAAWLPLVPNVMFKEAGNSSNSR; this is encoded by the exons ATGG GTTCAGGAATGTCTAAAGAAGTTATTGATGCTACTTCAGCTGCCCCTTTTGACTTTGAGATCTTGGATAGTGATTCTTACATTGTTAGATCTGTTAGAGCCTCATCCAATCGTGCAAATCCATGGATTGAACCTGAAAGGCTGAAACTTAGACACAGAATTGGTAGAGGCGTCTTTGGTGATGTTTGGTTAGCAACTCATCATCAGTCAACTGAAGATTATGATGAGTGTCATGAAGTTGCTGCTAAGATGTTACATGCAATTGGAGAGGACCACATGAAGACTGTAATAGAGAAGTTCAATGAATTGTATTTTAAGTGCCAAGGAGTTGCTAGCATGTCCTGGCTGCATGGAATTTCAATCTTAGATGGAAGG ATTTGCATTATTATGAATTTGTACGCGGGTTCAATTGGTGACAATATTGCAGCACTCAAAGAAGGAGGGATTTCATTGCATGATGCTTTAAG GTATGGAGTCAATCTTGCTCAAGCTGTTCTGGAACTTCACTCTCTAGGGATCCTCATTCTTAATCTTAAACCATTCAATGTTGTTCTCAATGAGAACGATCAAGCAATTTTGGGAGATTTTGGAATTCCTAGTCTTTTGCTTGAGTCCTCATTCTTAAGCACATATATGGATAAGAGGCTTGGAACACCAAATTACATGGCTCCAGAGCAATGGGAACCTGAGGTGAGAGGTCCTATATCGTTTGAAACGGATTCTTGGGGATTTGGTTGTACCATTGTCGAAATGTTGACTGGTAATCAACCTTGGTATGGATGTCCTGTTTCCAGAATATACCAGTCAGTTGTTGAAAATCATGAAAAACCAAATATTCCCAGTGGCCTTCCTCCTTCAGTTGAGAATATCCTCAGTGGATGCTTTGAGTATGATTTGAGGAATCGCCCTTTAATGGTGGATATTCTGAGTGTCTTTCAAAG AGCTCTGAATGAATTGGCCAATGATGGAGAATGGAGATATATGGGAAATGTGAAAGTTAATCCAAAATCAGATAGCAGTGGCTACACAAAGTGGTTCCTCTCAAAGGATCATCTTCAGGTAGGTGACATGGTCCGAACCAGAAAGCTTCCCAATTCATGCAGACCTCAAAACATGGACATCCCAGAAGGAGCTGTTGTTAGTTTAGAGTCTAACACAGATCACAGGTTCGCTATTGTGAGGGTCCATGGCTATGACGACCCTATCAGAGTTCATGCATCATCGCTTGAACGTGTCACATCTGGTTTGGTAGCTGGTGATTGGGTATGTTTGAGGGAACAAAACGAGAAGCACTCACATGTGGGCATTCTACACGCCATCAACCGTGATAGTAGTGTATCTGTTGGATTTCTTGGGCTGCACGCTCTGTGGGACGGAAACTCTTCTGAACTAAAAAAGGTGGAACCTTTCTGTGTTGGCCAGTTTGTCAGACTCAAAGACAGCGTTTCATGTCCTCGATTTGAGTGGCGTCGCAAAAGGGGTGGCGCCTGGGCTGCCGGCAGGATCTCATGGATTCTTCCGAATGGAGGTTTGGTTGTGAAATTCCCAGGGATGCTTGATTTTGGCAATGAAGCAAACACCTACATGGCGGATCCCTCTGAGGTTGAAGTGGTTGAGTTCAGGACTTGTCCTGGGATCATAGAAAAGTATGAACATTTAGAGGATCATCACTGGGCAATTAGACCAGTTCTAGTTGCATTTGGTCTATTCACTGCTTTGAAATTTGGCATACTTGTTGGGAAGAAAGTGAGGAGGAACAACAAGGTCAATGCAGTAGAAATTGAAAGTCACTATCTTGGTGGTCAAAATCAGAATGCCAATTCTGCTACTACAACTTCTACTACCACCACAATGAGATCTTCAAATGCTGCGAAACAAGGCAATGCAGCATGGCTTCCTTTAGTTCCTAATGTAATGTTTAAGGAAGCTGGTAACTCATCCAACAGTAGgtag
- the LOC114194142 gene encoding E3 ubiquitin-protein ligase KEG-like isoform X3, with the protein MSKEVIDATSAAPFDFEILDSDSYIVRSVRASSNRANPWIEPERLKLRHRIGRGVFGDVWLATHHQSTEDYDECHEVAAKMLHAIGEDHMKTVIEKFNELYFKCQGVASMSWLHGISILDGRICIIMNLYAGSIGDNIAALKEGGISLHDALRYGVNLAQAVLELHSLGILILNLKPFNVVLNENDQAILGDFGIPSLLLESSFLSTYMDKRLGTPNYMAPEQWEPEVRGPISFETDSWGFGCTIVEMLTGNQPWYGCPVSRIYQSVVENHEKPNIPSGLPPSVENILSGCFEYDLRNRPLMVDILSVFQRALNELANDGEWRYMGNVKVNPKSDSSGYTKWFLSKDHLQVGDMVRTRKLPNSCRPQNMDIPEGAVVSLESNTDHRFAIVRVHGYDDPIRVHASSLERVTSGLVAGDWVCLREQNEKHSHVGILHAINRDSSVSVGFLGLHALWDGNSSELKKVEPFCVGQFVRLKDSVSCPRFEWRRKRGGAWAAGRISWILPNGGLVVKFPGMLDFGNEANTYMADPSEVEVVEFRTCPGIIEKYEHLEDHHWAIRPVLVAFGLFTALKFGILVGKKVRRNNKVNAVEIESHYLGGQNQNANSATTTSTTTTMRSSNAAKQGNAAWLPLVPNVMFKEAGNSSNSR; encoded by the exons ATGTCTAAAGAAGTTATTGATGCTACTTCAGCTGCCCCTTTTGACTTTGAGATCTTGGATAGTGATTCTTACATTGTTAGATCTGTTAGAGCCTCATCCAATCGTGCAAATCCATGGATTGAACCTGAAAGGCTGAAACTTAGACACAGAATTGGTAGAGGCGTCTTTGGTGATGTTTGGTTAGCAACTCATCATCAGTCAACTGAAGATTATGATGAGTGTCATGAAGTTGCTGCTAAGATGTTACATGCAATTGGAGAGGACCACATGAAGACTGTAATAGAGAAGTTCAATGAATTGTATTTTAAGTGCCAAGGAGTTGCTAGCATGTCCTGGCTGCATGGAATTTCAATCTTAGATGGAAGG ATTTGCATTATTATGAATTTGTACGCGGGTTCAATTGGTGACAATATTGCAGCACTCAAAGAAGGAGGGATTTCATTGCATGATGCTTTAAG GTATGGAGTCAATCTTGCTCAAGCTGTTCTGGAACTTCACTCTCTAGGGATCCTCATTCTTAATCTTAAACCATTCAATGTTGTTCTCAATGAGAACGATCAAGCAATTTTGGGAGATTTTGGAATTCCTAGTCTTTTGCTTGAGTCCTCATTCTTAAGCACATATATGGATAAGAGGCTTGGAACACCAAATTACATGGCTCCAGAGCAATGGGAACCTGAGGTGAGAGGTCCTATATCGTTTGAAACGGATTCTTGGGGATTTGGTTGTACCATTGTCGAAATGTTGACTGGTAATCAACCTTGGTATGGATGTCCTGTTTCCAGAATATACCAGTCAGTTGTTGAAAATCATGAAAAACCAAATATTCCCAGTGGCCTTCCTCCTTCAGTTGAGAATATCCTCAGTGGATGCTTTGAGTATGATTTGAGGAATCGCCCTTTAATGGTGGATATTCTGAGTGTCTTTCAAAG AGCTCTGAATGAATTGGCCAATGATGGAGAATGGAGATATATGGGAAATGTGAAAGTTAATCCAAAATCAGATAGCAGTGGCTACACAAAGTGGTTCCTCTCAAAGGATCATCTTCAGGTAGGTGACATGGTCCGAACCAGAAAGCTTCCCAATTCATGCAGACCTCAAAACATGGACATCCCAGAAGGAGCTGTTGTTAGTTTAGAGTCTAACACAGATCACAGGTTCGCTATTGTGAGGGTCCATGGCTATGACGACCCTATCAGAGTTCATGCATCATCGCTTGAACGTGTCACATCTGGTTTGGTAGCTGGTGATTGGGTATGTTTGAGGGAACAAAACGAGAAGCACTCACATGTGGGCATTCTACACGCCATCAACCGTGATAGTAGTGTATCTGTTGGATTTCTTGGGCTGCACGCTCTGTGGGACGGAAACTCTTCTGAACTAAAAAAGGTGGAACCTTTCTGTGTTGGCCAGTTTGTCAGACTCAAAGACAGCGTTTCATGTCCTCGATTTGAGTGGCGTCGCAAAAGGGGTGGCGCCTGGGCTGCCGGCAGGATCTCATGGATTCTTCCGAATGGAGGTTTGGTTGTGAAATTCCCAGGGATGCTTGATTTTGGCAATGAAGCAAACACCTACATGGCGGATCCCTCTGAGGTTGAAGTGGTTGAGTTCAGGACTTGTCCTGGGATCATAGAAAAGTATGAACATTTAGAGGATCATCACTGGGCAATTAGACCAGTTCTAGTTGCATTTGGTCTATTCACTGCTTTGAAATTTGGCATACTTGTTGGGAAGAAAGTGAGGAGGAACAACAAGGTCAATGCAGTAGAAATTGAAAGTCACTATCTTGGTGGTCAAAATCAGAATGCCAATTCTGCTACTACAACTTCTACTACCACCACAATGAGATCTTCAAATGCTGCGAAACAAGGCAATGCAGCATGGCTTCCTTTAGTTCCTAATGTAATGTTTAAGGAAGCTGGTAACTCATCCAACAGTAGgtag
- the LOC114194143 gene encoding uncharacterized protein LOC114194143 isoform X1, with protein MSHHHHHQTTLMLPNPTTPSRSSSASSSPLPLIHAIFARKNLFYHRLPSLPLRLSVLKLDGSSFHIQVSKTATIAELKDAVEAVFAHAPLKGPAKISWAHVWGQFCLCYDGQKLVTENDYLRNYGIKDGDQLRFIRHVSNNCCVQRKRLKKRIVYLKQQRRCRSSPVDSYEDKGKCDNDEIGSDDEATDNEKHETEEVEEERVVKNKFAGFVGELFSYTPLAVVRRTTTKSRIWPSTIPRCLVGSFRKIRSIVCFGKRRPYSRRLTWRHMG; from the exons ATgtcccaccaccaccaccaccaaaccACCCTCATGCTGCCCAATCCCACCACCCCTAGCCGCTCTTCCTCCGCCTCCTCCTCCCCCCTCCCCCTCATCCACGCCATCTTCGCCAGAAAAAACCTCTTCTACCACCGCCTTCCCTCCCTACCCCTCCGACTCTCCGTCCTCAAACTCGACGGTTCCTCCTTCC ATATTCAGGTTTCCAAGACCGCCACTATTGCCGAACTCAAAGACGCAGTCGAGGCTGTCTTCGCCCACGCGCCTCTCAAGGGTCCCGCCAAAATTTCATG GGCGCATGTTTGGGGGCAGTTTTGCCTATGCTATGATGGACAGAAGCTAGTTACCGAGAATGATTATCTTCGCAACTATGGCATCAAGGATGGGGATCAG CTTCGTTTCATCCGCCATGTTTCAAACAATTGCTGTGTCCAAAGAAAGCGGTTGAAGAAAAGAATTGTCTATTTGAAACAGCAGAGGAG GTGCAGGTCTTCTCCAGTGGATAGCTATGAAGACAAAGGAAAGTGTGATAATGATGAGATTGGTTCTGACGATGAAGCCACGGATAATGAGAAGCATGAGACtgaagaagtagaagaagagcGTGTGGTAAAGAACAAATTTGCCGGCTTTGTGGGAGAGTTGTTCTCTTACACTCCACTAGCAGTTGTGAGAAGAACTACAACTAAAAGCAGGATTTGGCCATCAACTATTCCCAGATGTTTGGTGGGTAGTTTTAGAAAGATTAGAAGTATTGTATGCTTTGGCAAGAGGAGGCCCTATTCTCGGAGACTTACATGGAGACATATGGGTTAA
- the LOC114194142 gene encoding E3 ubiquitin-protein ligase KEG-like isoform X1, whose protein sequence is MFKCSGMSKEVIDATSAAPFDFEILDSDSYIVRSVRASSNRANPWIEPERLKLRHRIGRGVFGDVWLATHHQSTEDYDECHEVAAKMLHAIGEDHMKTVIEKFNELYFKCQGVASMSWLHGISILDGRICIIMNLYAGSIGDNIAALKEGGISLHDALRYGVNLAQAVLELHSLGILILNLKPFNVVLNENDQAILGDFGIPSLLLESSFLSTYMDKRLGTPNYMAPEQWEPEVRGPISFETDSWGFGCTIVEMLTGNQPWYGCPVSRIYQSVVENHEKPNIPSGLPPSVENILSGCFEYDLRNRPLMVDILSVFQRALNELANDGEWRYMGNVKVNPKSDSSGYTKWFLSKDHLQVGDMVRTRKLPNSCRPQNMDIPEGAVVSLESNTDHRFAIVRVHGYDDPIRVHASSLERVTSGLVAGDWVCLREQNEKHSHVGILHAINRDSSVSVGFLGLHALWDGNSSELKKVEPFCVGQFVRLKDSVSCPRFEWRRKRGGAWAAGRISWILPNGGLVVKFPGMLDFGNEANTYMADPSEVEVVEFRTCPGIIEKYEHLEDHHWAIRPVLVAFGLFTALKFGILVGKKVRRNNKVNAVEIESHYLGGQNQNANSATTTSTTTTMRSSNAAKQGNAAWLPLVPNVMFKEAGNSSNSR, encoded by the exons ATGTTCAAAT GTTCAGGAATGTCTAAAGAAGTTATTGATGCTACTTCAGCTGCCCCTTTTGACTTTGAGATCTTGGATAGTGATTCTTACATTGTTAGATCTGTTAGAGCCTCATCCAATCGTGCAAATCCATGGATTGAACCTGAAAGGCTGAAACTTAGACACAGAATTGGTAGAGGCGTCTTTGGTGATGTTTGGTTAGCAACTCATCATCAGTCAACTGAAGATTATGATGAGTGTCATGAAGTTGCTGCTAAGATGTTACATGCAATTGGAGAGGACCACATGAAGACTGTAATAGAGAAGTTCAATGAATTGTATTTTAAGTGCCAAGGAGTTGCTAGCATGTCCTGGCTGCATGGAATTTCAATCTTAGATGGAAGG ATTTGCATTATTATGAATTTGTACGCGGGTTCAATTGGTGACAATATTGCAGCACTCAAAGAAGGAGGGATTTCATTGCATGATGCTTTAAG GTATGGAGTCAATCTTGCTCAAGCTGTTCTGGAACTTCACTCTCTAGGGATCCTCATTCTTAATCTTAAACCATTCAATGTTGTTCTCAATGAGAACGATCAAGCAATTTTGGGAGATTTTGGAATTCCTAGTCTTTTGCTTGAGTCCTCATTCTTAAGCACATATATGGATAAGAGGCTTGGAACACCAAATTACATGGCTCCAGAGCAATGGGAACCTGAGGTGAGAGGTCCTATATCGTTTGAAACGGATTCTTGGGGATTTGGTTGTACCATTGTCGAAATGTTGACTGGTAATCAACCTTGGTATGGATGTCCTGTTTCCAGAATATACCAGTCAGTTGTTGAAAATCATGAAAAACCAAATATTCCCAGTGGCCTTCCTCCTTCAGTTGAGAATATCCTCAGTGGATGCTTTGAGTATGATTTGAGGAATCGCCCTTTAATGGTGGATATTCTGAGTGTCTTTCAAAG AGCTCTGAATGAATTGGCCAATGATGGAGAATGGAGATATATGGGAAATGTGAAAGTTAATCCAAAATCAGATAGCAGTGGCTACACAAAGTGGTTCCTCTCAAAGGATCATCTTCAGGTAGGTGACATGGTCCGAACCAGAAAGCTTCCCAATTCATGCAGACCTCAAAACATGGACATCCCAGAAGGAGCTGTTGTTAGTTTAGAGTCTAACACAGATCACAGGTTCGCTATTGTGAGGGTCCATGGCTATGACGACCCTATCAGAGTTCATGCATCATCGCTTGAACGTGTCACATCTGGTTTGGTAGCTGGTGATTGGGTATGTTTGAGGGAACAAAACGAGAAGCACTCACATGTGGGCATTCTACACGCCATCAACCGTGATAGTAGTGTATCTGTTGGATTTCTTGGGCTGCACGCTCTGTGGGACGGAAACTCTTCTGAACTAAAAAAGGTGGAACCTTTCTGTGTTGGCCAGTTTGTCAGACTCAAAGACAGCGTTTCATGTCCTCGATTTGAGTGGCGTCGCAAAAGGGGTGGCGCCTGGGCTGCCGGCAGGATCTCATGGATTCTTCCGAATGGAGGTTTGGTTGTGAAATTCCCAGGGATGCTTGATTTTGGCAATGAAGCAAACACCTACATGGCGGATCCCTCTGAGGTTGAAGTGGTTGAGTTCAGGACTTGTCCTGGGATCATAGAAAAGTATGAACATTTAGAGGATCATCACTGGGCAATTAGACCAGTTCTAGTTGCATTTGGTCTATTCACTGCTTTGAAATTTGGCATACTTGTTGGGAAGAAAGTGAGGAGGAACAACAAGGTCAATGCAGTAGAAATTGAAAGTCACTATCTTGGTGGTCAAAATCAGAATGCCAATTCTGCTACTACAACTTCTACTACCACCACAATGAGATCTTCAAATGCTGCGAAACAAGGCAATGCAGCATGGCTTCCTTTAGTTCCTAATGTAATGTTTAAGGAAGCTGGTAACTCATCCAACAGTAGgtag
- the LOC114194143 gene encoding uncharacterized protein LOC114194143 isoform X2 — translation MSHHHHHQTTLMLPNPTTPSRSSSASSSPLPLIHAIFARKNLFYHRLPSLPLRLSVLKLDGSSFHIQVSKTATIAELKDAVEAVFAHAPLKGPAKISWAHVWGQFCLCYDGQKLVTENDYLRNYGIKDGDQLRFIRHVSNNCCVQRKRLKKRIVYLKQQRRSSPVDSYEDKGKCDNDEIGSDDEATDNEKHETEEVEEERVVKNKFAGFVGELFSYTPLAVVRRTTTKSRIWPSTIPRCLVGSFRKIRSIVCFGKRRPYSRRLTWRHMG, via the exons ATgtcccaccaccaccaccaccaaaccACCCTCATGCTGCCCAATCCCACCACCCCTAGCCGCTCTTCCTCCGCCTCCTCCTCCCCCCTCCCCCTCATCCACGCCATCTTCGCCAGAAAAAACCTCTTCTACCACCGCCTTCCCTCCCTACCCCTCCGACTCTCCGTCCTCAAACTCGACGGTTCCTCCTTCC ATATTCAGGTTTCCAAGACCGCCACTATTGCCGAACTCAAAGACGCAGTCGAGGCTGTCTTCGCCCACGCGCCTCTCAAGGGTCCCGCCAAAATTTCATG GGCGCATGTTTGGGGGCAGTTTTGCCTATGCTATGATGGACAGAAGCTAGTTACCGAGAATGATTATCTTCGCAACTATGGCATCAAGGATGGGGATCAG CTTCGTTTCATCCGCCATGTTTCAAACAATTGCTGTGTCCAAAGAAAGCGGTTGAAGAAAAGAATTGTCTATTTGAAACAGCAGAGGAG GTCTTCTCCAGTGGATAGCTATGAAGACAAAGGAAAGTGTGATAATGATGAGATTGGTTCTGACGATGAAGCCACGGATAATGAGAAGCATGAGACtgaagaagtagaagaagagcGTGTGGTAAAGAACAAATTTGCCGGCTTTGTGGGAGAGTTGTTCTCTTACACTCCACTAGCAGTTGTGAGAAGAACTACAACTAAAAGCAGGATTTGGCCATCAACTATTCCCAGATGTTTGGTGGGTAGTTTTAGAAAGATTAGAAGTATTGTATGCTTTGGCAAGAGGAGGCCCTATTCTCGGAGACTTACATGGAGACATATGGGTTAA